One region of Bacillus pumilus genomic DNA includes:
- a CDS encoding tyrosine-type recombinase/integrase, whose amino-acid sequence MHSERRKGKRVKAERTITKTSRGKTYSISVICEKICEAKLAENRAPETIDRYRRACRYLLEYARMIGLDDDIRDIDVDFARGFVAYLLHERVKFDGHKFKKDEHKTPGMSPKSVNDYIKTLRTLFRFAQHEGSALLNPFDDTKLVSDPEEMVNILSPDELRRLLSAPDQRTFVGFRDYVIMTFLVDSMARIGEILSLTKENVDYASSTVYFSAWDVKTRQGRFVPLERKTMNLIKELLIENEDFESPFVFLSNYGEQLETNHFRKQLNRYAEQVGITKKVHPHLFRHTGATMYLENGGDIRHLQAMLGHRDMRMVKRYTHLSKSSLKEQHSKHSPLVQITEKLNKERKTFRKR is encoded by the coding sequence ATGCATTCAGAACGACGGAAAGGTAAGCGCGTTAAGGCGGAAAGGACGATTACTAAAACATCGCGCGGCAAAACGTATTCAATCTCGGTTATCTGCGAGAAAATATGCGAAGCAAAGCTCGCGGAAAATAGAGCACCGGAAACAATCGACCGGTACCGGAGGGCATGTCGTTACCTATTAGAATACGCGCGCATGATCGGACTAGACGATGACATACGTGATATAGACGTCGACTTTGCACGCGGCTTTGTTGCGTATTTGTTGCACGAACGGGTTAAATTCGACGGCCACAAGTTCAAAAAAGACGAACACAAAACGCCCGGTATGTCGCCGAAGTCCGTAAACGATTATATAAAAACACTACGGACCCTCTTTCGGTTTGCTCAACACGAAGGATCGGCACTACTAAACCCGTTTGATGATACGAAGCTAGTTAGCGATCCGGAAGAAATGGTAAACATACTATCTCCGGATGAATTACGAAGGCTTTTAAGTGCCCCGGATCAGCGGACGTTCGTAGGTTTCCGCGACTATGTAATCATGACGTTTCTAGTCGATTCAATGGCCCGCATCGGCGAAATCTTATCATTAACGAAAGAAAACGTAGATTATGCGTCAAGTACCGTTTACTTCAGCGCATGGGACGTTAAAACACGTCAAGGAAGATTCGTCCCTCTCGAAAGGAAAACGATGAACTTAATAAAAGAACTTCTTATAGAAAACGAAGACTTCGAAAGTCCCTTCGTATTCTTAAGTAACTACGGAGAACAATTAGAGACGAACCATTTTCGGAAACAATTAAATAGATACGCAGAACAAGTCGGTATTACTAAAAAGGTACACCCTCACTTATTCCGGCACACTGGCGCTACGATGTACTTAGAAAACGGCGGAGACATTCGGCACTTACAAGCGATGCTTGGCCATAGAGATATGCGTATGGTTAAACGGTACACTCACTTGTCTAAAAGCTCGCTGAAAGAACAACATTCAAAACATTCTCCGCTTGTTCAAATTACGGAAAAATTAAATAAGGAACGGAAGACTTTTCGAAAACGATAG
- a CDS encoding ImmA/IrrE family metallo-endopeptidase has protein sequence MKYIYTHLEDNVNRLYAEMKILNPSEQSIDTISEKLGIEVCYKDISSRAIINKDTQIIILDKRLNKSIRWEKFCHEVGHILFHKGNQLMMPDSFRLYQEWKSNNFMYHFAVPTFMLRSVNIPVDPDQAIQFLTKTFKVTPSFAKHRLNLYNQKVFSQTRSVLYG, from the coding sequence TTGAAATATATCTATACTCATTTAGAAGATAACGTTAATAGACTATATGCAGAAATGAAAATCTTAAATCCTTCTGAACAATCTATTGATACTATTTCTGAAAAATTAGGGATTGAAGTTTGTTATAAAGACATTTCATCAAGAGCCATAATTAATAAGGATACCCAAATTATTATCTTAGATAAGAGATTGAATAAAAGCATTAGATGGGAAAAGTTTTGTCATGAAGTTGGCCACATTCTTTTTCATAAGGGAAATCAACTGATGATGCCCGATTCATTTAGGTTATATCAAGAATGGAAGTCGAATAATTTTATGTACCATTTTGCAGTACCAACTTTTATGTTGAGATCAGTAAATATACCTGTAGACCCTGACCAAGCAATTCAATTTTTAACTAAAACTTTTAAAGTCACTCCATCATTTGCGAAGCATCGATTAAACCTTTACAATCAAAAAGTTTTTTCTCAGACAAGGAGCGTTTTATATGGCTAG
- a CDS encoding recombinase RecT: protein MSKNQLANVQKDITDDVNNSLGRLQDDGLVLPSNYNASNALKSAFFKLQEVKDKSGRPALEVCTRESIANSLLDMVVQGLSPAKTQCYFIVYGNKLQMNRSYFGTQAVLKRLTNVKDIWSNVIYEGDVFEYEIDGGQEKLIKHETKLENRDKDIIGAYAVVKTIDDIELLTPMTKKEIETAWSQSKTSGAVQKKFPQEMAQRTVINRAAKRYINTSDDSDLLVQAINNSTENEYDNERVDVTPDEVKKEISENANSEIIDVGFNEPEEDSEQHQETPEIKQREEPEPQPSNEHFEKPSALNEEPPF, encoded by the coding sequence ATGAGTAAGAATCAACTGGCAAACGTTCAAAAAGATATAACTGATGATGTGAACAATAGTCTAGGCAGATTACAAGATGATGGCCTAGTTCTTCCATCAAACTATAATGCTAGCAATGCTTTGAAAAGCGCCTTTTTTAAACTTCAAGAAGTGAAGGATAAATCAGGGAGGCCCGCTTTAGAAGTCTGCACCAGAGAATCTATTGCCAATTCCTTGCTAGATATGGTCGTTCAAGGTTTAAGCCCTGCAAAAACTCAATGTTATTTCATTGTGTACGGGAATAAATTGCAGATGAATCGCTCGTATTTCGGCACACAAGCAGTGCTGAAACGTTTGACCAATGTCAAGGATATATGGTCAAACGTGATTTATGAAGGGGATGTCTTTGAATATGAGATTGATGGAGGGCAAGAAAAACTCATTAAACATGAAACGAAGCTTGAAAACCGAGATAAAGACATCATTGGAGCATATGCAGTTGTAAAAACCATTGATGACATTGAGTTACTAACCCCGATGACAAAGAAAGAAATCGAAACTGCTTGGAGTCAATCGAAAACAAGTGGTGCGGTTCAGAAAAAGTTTCCACAGGAAATGGCCCAAAGAACAGTTATTAATCGTGCTGCCAAAAGATATATAAACACAAGTGATGACAGCGATCTACTTGTCCAAGCAATCAATAATTCAACCGAGAATGAGTATGACAATGAGAGGGTTGATGTTACACCGGATGAAGTGAAAAAAGAAATTAGTGAGAATGCTAATTCAGAAATTATTGATGTTGGTTTCAATGAACCTGAAGAAGATTCAGAACAGCACCAAGAAACACCTGAAATAAAGCAACGTGAAGAACCTGAGCCACAACCATCAAATGAACATTTTGAAAAGCCGTCTGCATTGAATGAGGAGCCACCATTTTGA
- a CDS encoding helix-turn-helix domain-containing protein, with protein MKLGVVLRKARVQAGISQEKLAEMLSRSRSCISKIENDMKVLDVPTYVRWMEATNAKEAMIATLCGIDPLAVTQQITAIMALFGG; from the coding sequence TTGAAGTTGGGTGTGGTGCTTCGGAAAGCCCGAGTGCAAGCAGGCATTTCCCAAGAGAAACTTGCGGAAATGCTTAGCCGCTCTCGAAGCTGCATATCAAAAATCGAAAATGATATGAAGGTACTTGATGTACCTACATACGTCAGGTGGATGGAAGCAACTAATGCGAAAGAAGCAATGATTGCTACATTATGCGGCATTGATCCACTGGCAGTCACACAGCAAATTACCGCCATTATGGCCCTGTTCGGAGGATGA
- a CDS encoding tyrosine-type recombinase/integrase, whose protein sequence is MASIEKRGSNSFRLVVETGYDANGKRLRKYKTIRIEDHKLLKTKRKLQEYLSDQLYQFKMEVNSGEYIEPEKLTFESFIYKWKEKKLYQKSGKPYSLTTSDVYWSLLKNHILPVFGHMRIERIKSLHIVDFLDDLSKDGARKDGKPGGLGERTILDIFKLLQVVFKTAAEEWKIIKIDPMKGLPLPVNEKKEMNYFEADEAAQCIKILYEEVDIKWRLYFLAAMIGGLRRGEGLALEWHLDVDWDAGGFKINRSLSKTIQGKPHVKDPKSKSSKRFVQMPDWYMNELSLYYHMWKREKEKLDDAWEGGDHQYIFHSGFGKPYYFTTPTTKWNRITQKYKIKNIRLHDLRHTMVALLMEAGESISAIQRRAGHASARTTSDIYGHVTDEMKKSAANHFNKFDPKHLRNTNSERGNFRPQVVPKVKNNA, encoded by the coding sequence ATGGCTAGCATTGAAAAAAGAGGCAGCAATTCTTTTAGATTAGTTGTTGAAACTGGATATGATGCTAATGGCAAAAGGTTAAGAAAATATAAAACTATTCGTATAGAAGATCATAAACTGTTAAAAACAAAAAGAAAATTGCAGGAATACCTTTCGGATCAACTCTATCAGTTCAAGATGGAAGTGAATTCTGGAGAATATATCGAACCAGAAAAACTAACCTTTGAATCCTTCATCTATAAGTGGAAAGAAAAAAAGCTCTACCAAAAGAGTGGAAAACCTTATTCTTTGACAACATCGGATGTTTATTGGAGTCTCTTAAAAAATCACATTCTCCCCGTTTTTGGACATATGAGGATAGAACGGATAAAGAGTTTACATATCGTAGACTTTTTAGATGATTTATCAAAGGATGGCGCGAGAAAAGATGGAAAGCCAGGAGGATTAGGAGAGAGAACAATATTAGATATTTTTAAATTACTGCAGGTAGTTTTTAAAACCGCAGCTGAAGAATGGAAGATTATCAAGATTGATCCAATGAAGGGATTGCCCTTGCCAGTCAACGAGAAGAAGGAAATGAACTATTTCGAAGCGGATGAAGCTGCTCAATGTATTAAGATTCTATATGAAGAAGTTGATATTAAATGGAGACTTTATTTCTTAGCAGCGATGATAGGTGGATTGAGACGAGGCGAAGGTCTTGCACTTGAATGGCATTTAGACGTGGATTGGGATGCTGGTGGATTTAAAATTAATCGTTCACTTTCAAAGACAATTCAAGGAAAACCGCATGTAAAAGACCCTAAGTCTAAAAGTTCAAAACGGTTTGTGCAGATGCCGGATTGGTATATGAATGAGCTGTCACTTTATTATCATATGTGGAAAAGAGAAAAGGAAAAGCTAGATGATGCCTGGGAGGGCGGAGATCATCAATACATTTTTCATAGTGGGTTTGGAAAGCCCTATTATTTCACAACACCTACTACCAAATGGAATCGAATCACGCAAAAATATAAAATAAAAAATATCCGTTTACATGATTTGCGTCACACTATGGTTGCTTTATTAATGGAAGCTGGCGAAAGCATTAGCGCTATTCAAAGACGTGCCGGACACGCTAGCGCCAGAACAACATCTGATATATACGGCCATGTAACAGATGAAATGAAAAAGAGTGCAGCAAATCACTTTAACAAGTTTGATCCTAAACATCTGAGGAACACAAATTCAGAGAGAGGAAATTTCCGTCCCCAAGTCGTCCCCAAGGTTAAAAATAATGCTTAA
- a CDS encoding helix-turn-helix domain-containing protein, whose amino-acid sequence MELYVKLDDLLAEIGMTKKELAEKAGLRPNVISELSQQQRTTVNRSHIGKICEVLEIRDMNKLFEVR is encoded by the coding sequence ATGGAGTTATACGTAAAGTTAGACGATCTTCTCGCAGAAATCGGCATGACTAAAAAGGAACTCGCGGAAAAAGCAGGATTACGCCCGAACGTTATCAGTGAATTATCACAACAACAAAGAACGACGGTTAATCGATCGCACATCGGAAAGATATGCGAAGTTTTAGAGATACGCGATATGAATAAATTGTTTGAGGTACGATGA
- a CDS encoding YqaI family protein: protein MNIEHPMITQINATGYPKGIEVVDVVGTDYFGDEIFSNDEYVIDENVGEMILLDNLNRYLKEKLDFKFVNEN from the coding sequence ATGAACATTGAACATCCAATGATCACTCAAATAAATGCCACTGGTTATCCAAAAGGAATTGAAGTGGTTGATGTTGTTGGAACTGACTACTTCGGGGATGAGATTTTCTCAAATGATGAGTATGTCATTGATGAGAATGTTGGAGAAATGATCCTCTTAGACAATTTGAACCGCTATTTGAAGGAGAAACTTGACTTCAAATTTGTGAATGAAAATTAA
- a CDS encoding AAA family ATPase gives MTKNIRLAELHLSNFKGVKSFTLETGGESARVYGDNATGKTTLFDAFMWLLFDKDSQNKKDFEIKTLSKENKAVSGVDHEVSAVLLIDGKSVELKKVYSEKWTKKRGSAKQVFSGHTTNYHVNGVPVKKKEFAEKVNEIISEDIFKLITSPSYFNEQMKWQDRLGVLMEIGGAVTDEDVIKKNSSLSALPSILDERSLDEQKSILAEKRKKINKLLEQYPVRIDEINRSIEDVTTLNQEQLKEDLKAIQASIDDMEKEARSIKADAGADRKKRMLQLEGDLQQIKNDHDSERFQVVNEKKEAYYKVKNDLSQIKHNLDSLKTKKDHLTSFLSQTDKERVGLREEWSKKYEESFEDHQTDCPTCGQALPEENIQAAIEKFNLQKSASLERIVDKGKQLGIEYDNKQNELYEVDEKIQLLIMKEKFTTAAVEKLKEDMEQAEASIAPLSNNPFYLAKIEEIEEINKEIQSDEQETSGAVQSINEQIKEKQQEMTLIRNDLSRIDQAQKALNRIEELKEEERKMAEDYNEVEQQTFLIEEFIRTKMNLMEERINSKFKFARFKLFEEQVNGGLTETCETLYEGVPYSKGLNNAARINVGLDIINTLNEHYGISAPIFVDNSEAVTCLIDVNAQVISLIVSDKDKQLRVETEDNLLTVDCEVIA, from the coding sequence ATGACCAAAAATATCAGGTTGGCAGAACTCCATCTATCAAATTTCAAGGGTGTAAAATCATTCACCCTTGAAACAGGTGGAGAAAGCGCGAGGGTCTATGGCGATAACGCCACAGGCAAAACAACGTTGTTTGATGCTTTCATGTGGTTGCTCTTTGATAAAGACAGCCAAAACAAAAAAGATTTTGAGATCAAGACGCTTTCCAAGGAAAACAAAGCGGTAAGCGGCGTTGATCATGAGGTATCGGCTGTACTCTTAATCGATGGAAAGTCCGTTGAATTGAAAAAGGTCTATTCAGAGAAATGGACCAAGAAACGGGGATCAGCAAAGCAAGTCTTTTCTGGCCATACCACCAATTATCATGTGAATGGTGTACCAGTTAAGAAAAAAGAGTTTGCTGAGAAGGTCAATGAGATCATCTCTGAAGATATTTTCAAACTCATTACGTCCCCAAGTTATTTCAACGAACAAATGAAGTGGCAGGATCGTTTGGGCGTACTCATGGAGATCGGCGGAGCTGTGACTGATGAGGACGTAATTAAAAAGAACAGTTCTTTATCCGCTCTCCCTTCAATTTTAGATGAAAGAAGTCTTGATGAACAAAAGAGCATCCTTGCTGAAAAACGTAAAAAGATCAATAAGCTCTTGGAGCAATATCCTGTCAGAATCGATGAAATCAATCGTTCTATTGAAGATGTAACTACTCTTAACCAAGAGCAATTGAAAGAAGACTTAAAAGCAATACAGGCATCAATTGATGATATGGAGAAAGAAGCTCGCTCTATCAAAGCGGATGCAGGAGCAGATCGTAAGAAGCGTATGCTTCAGCTCGAAGGCGATCTGCAACAAATAAAAAATGACCACGACTCAGAAAGATTCCAGGTAGTGAATGAGAAAAAAGAAGCCTACTACAAAGTGAAAAACGATCTTTCTCAAATCAAGCATAACCTTGACAGCTTAAAAACTAAAAAGGATCACTTAACATCCTTTTTGTCTCAAACAGACAAAGAGCGTGTTGGGTTGCGGGAGGAATGGTCTAAAAAGTACGAAGAATCGTTTGAGGATCATCAAACAGATTGTCCAACATGCGGACAAGCACTGCCGGAAGAAAATATTCAAGCTGCTATTGAGAAATTCAATTTGCAAAAAAGCGCCTCCCTTGAGCGAATAGTGGATAAGGGAAAGCAATTAGGAATTGAATATGACAATAAGCAGAACGAGTTATATGAGGTTGATGAGAAGATTCAGCTTTTGATCATGAAAGAGAAATTTACGACAGCAGCCGTTGAAAAACTGAAAGAAGATATGGAGCAAGCTGAAGCGTCCATTGCTCCGCTCTCCAATAATCCATTTTACCTAGCCAAGATCGAGGAGATTGAGGAGATCAATAAAGAGATCCAGTCTGATGAACAAGAGACTAGTGGAGCTGTTCAATCGATTAATGAACAGATCAAGGAAAAACAGCAGGAAATGACCTTGATCCGTAATGATCTTTCTCGCATCGATCAAGCTCAAAAAGCCCTCAACCGAATTGAGGAGCTAAAGGAAGAAGAACGTAAAATGGCTGAGGATTATAACGAGGTAGAACAACAAACTTTTCTCATTGAGGAGTTTATACGCACCAAAATGAACCTTATGGAAGAACGGATAAACAGCAAATTCAAATTTGCCCGCTTCAAGCTCTTTGAAGAGCAAGTCAACGGCGGCTTAACAGAAACCTGTGAAACGCTGTATGAAGGCGTGCCTTACTCTAAAGGGTTAAACAATGCGGCACGTATTAATGTCGGTTTAGACATCATTAATACGTTAAATGAGCATTATGGTATTTCTGCGCCGATCTTCGTTGATAACAGCGAGGCGGTCACGTGTCTTATCGATGTGAATGCTCAAGTTATTAGCTTGATAGTATCCGACAAGGACAAGCAGCTGCGAGTTGAGACTGAAGACAACTTGCTGACTGTAGATTGTGAGGTGATCGCATGA
- a CDS encoding MBL fold metallo-hydrolase: MIEIKAISSSSKGNCYRVTDGKTPLLLECGITFKEMQRAFDFNMRFEGCLITHEHGDHCKALKDVLRAGIDCYMSHGTAKALGVEKNHRINLVKARQAFRIGTWLIMPFDVQHDVSEPYGFLLANEDGDKLLFATDTYYIKYKFPGLTHIMVECNYSESILDTNIENGSIHKSMRNRLIQSHFSLENVKTFLEANDLSKVQEIWLLHLSDTNSDEQLFKQEIAKQTGKVVYVPK, from the coding sequence TTGATTGAGATCAAAGCTATATCGTCAAGCAGTAAGGGGAATTGCTATCGGGTGACTGATGGTAAAACCCCGCTCCTTTTGGAGTGCGGTATCACCTTTAAAGAGATGCAACGTGCTTTTGATTTTAATATGCGATTTGAGGGGTGTCTCATCACCCATGAACATGGTGATCATTGCAAGGCTTTAAAAGATGTCTTGCGTGCAGGAATCGATTGTTATATGTCTCATGGAACGGCAAAAGCTCTTGGAGTGGAAAAGAACCACAGAATCAATCTTGTAAAAGCCCGACAGGCGTTTAGGATCGGCACGTGGCTAATTATGCCCTTTGATGTTCAACACGACGTATCAGAGCCATATGGCTTCCTATTGGCTAATGAGGACGGAGACAAGCTCCTCTTTGCCACTGACACCTATTACATCAAATACAAGTTCCCTGGACTCACGCACATCATGGTTGAGTGCAATTACTCTGAATCGATCTTGGATACAAATATTGAGAATGGGAGCATCCATAAAAGCATGCGTAACCGCCTCATACAGTCGCATTTCAGCTTAGAGAATGTAAAGACATTCCTAGAGGCAAATGACTTGTCAAAAGTGCAGGAAATATGGTTGTTACACCTATCTGACACAAACAGTGATGAGCAACTATTCAAACAAGAAATAGCAAAACAAACTGGAAAGGTTGTCTATGTTCCAAAATGA
- a CDS encoding replicative helicase loader/inhibitor has translation MTEEQAMSILTRIAAAYPRFELSTDAIGKERIRLWLEHLAALPYEPVLKKIDQHIAEKRFPPAIAEIQVHQPEPNDFIEKQKEWEKNAKFAKRRG, from the coding sequence ATGACTGAAGAACAAGCGATGAGTATCTTAACCAGGATAGCAGCTGCGTATCCGAGGTTCGAGCTCTCTACAGACGCGATCGGAAAAGAAAGAATCAGGCTTTGGTTAGAGCATTTAGCGGCACTGCCATATGAACCTGTTTTAAAAAAGATAGATCAGCACATTGCTGAAAAACGTTTCCCTCCTGCTATCGCAGAGATTCAAGTACATCAACCAGAACCAAACGACTTCATAGAAAAGCAGAAAGAGTGGGAAAAGAATGCAAAATTTGCGAAACGTAGAGGCTGA
- a CDS encoding helix-turn-helix domain-containing protein, which translates to MPTKSTMNVQETADFLGVHHDTVYTMVKERQIPFFRVRKRILFKREVLEEWQLAQMESNFQPVID; encoded by the coding sequence ATGCCAACAAAATCAACTATGAACGTTCAAGAAACGGCTGATTTTCTTGGAGTCCATCATGACACTGTTTACACAATGGTGAAAGAGCGGCAAATACCATTCTTCCGAGTAAGAAAAAGAATTTTATTTAAAAGAGAAGTTCTTGAAGAATGGCAATTAGCACAAATGGAATCCAACTTTCAGCCAGTGATTGATTAA
- the dnaB gene encoding replicative DNA helicase has product MQNLRNVEAEQFLLGCIILEGDLIKETALESKHFAEKRHKQIFEAMREVDKLGKQVEMANIAASMGDTLNAVGGFEYLTNLASAVPSTHSFETYETLIYEAFRLRDLQSAALAFASSPTDEGITELYQKTIEAQEVGVKETRTKMDVLTDIYMSMEEDHGDLTGVNTGLADLNAMTGGWQKSDLIIVAARPSMGKTAFALNLGRNNALNGGVTDIFSLEMSDTQLTQRMLSSIGSIEGTKWRNPKRYFSEDDYDSAHSAMGEYEKLDIYIHDHPTQTVADIRSQIRKTKKDHPDQDHLVIIDYLQLITPIGKSESKNHEVGEITRELKNMARSFNVPIILLSQLSRGVEQRQDKRPMMSDLRDSGSIEQDADIVTFLYRDDYYDKKSEAKNIVEIIFAKQRNGSTGTITAAFVKEYGKFINLSRQMEAAM; this is encoded by the coding sequence ATGCAAAATTTGCGAAACGTAGAGGCTGAACAGTTTCTGCTGGGTTGCATCATCCTTGAAGGCGATCTAATCAAGGAAACAGCCTTAGAGTCTAAGCATTTTGCTGAAAAGCGTCACAAGCAAATTTTTGAAGCGATGAGGGAAGTGGACAAGCTAGGTAAACAAGTGGAAATGGCCAATATCGCTGCATCTATGGGGGACACTTTAAATGCAGTTGGTGGATTTGAATACTTAACCAACCTAGCGAGCGCTGTTCCATCTACTCATTCATTTGAAACCTATGAAACATTAATTTACGAGGCTTTTAGACTTAGAGATTTGCAAAGTGCTGCTTTAGCATTTGCCAGTTCCCCTACTGATGAGGGCATCACCGAGCTTTATCAAAAAACAATTGAAGCTCAAGAGGTTGGTGTAAAAGAGACTCGTACGAAAATGGATGTTCTAACAGATATATACATGAGCATGGAAGAAGATCATGGTGATCTGACTGGAGTCAACACGGGTCTTGCGGATCTGAATGCCATGACAGGCGGTTGGCAGAAGAGTGATTTGATTATTGTGGCTGCCCGTCCATCGATGGGTAAAACAGCGTTCGCTCTTAACCTTGGTCGTAATAATGCACTAAATGGTGGAGTTACCGACATATTTTCACTGGAAATGTCTGATACACAATTAACACAGCGTATGTTAAGCAGCATAGGGAGTATTGAAGGCACGAAGTGGAGGAATCCAAAGAGATATTTTAGTGAGGATGATTATGATAGTGCCCATAGTGCGATGGGCGAATACGAAAAATTAGACATTTATATTCATGATCACCCCACTCAAACCGTCGCAGATATCCGGTCCCAGATCCGTAAAACGAAAAAGGATCATCCTGATCAAGATCATTTAGTCATCATTGACTATTTGCAGCTTATCACGCCGATTGGTAAATCCGAGAGCAAAAACCATGAGGTTGGTGAGATCACGAGAGAACTTAAAAATATGGCCAGAAGTTTCAATGTTCCTATCATTTTGCTATCGCAGCTCTCACGTGGAGTTGAACAGCGGCAAGATAAACGTCCAATGATGTCTGATTTACGAGATTCAGGGAGCATTGAGCAAGATGCTGATATTGTGACCTTCCTTTATCGTGATGATTACTATGACAAAAAAAGCGAAGCTAAAAACATTGTAGAAATCATTTTTGCAAAACAACGAAATGGATCAACAGGAACAATAACCGCTGCCTTTGTGAAAGAGTACGGGAAGTTTATAAATCTATCGCGGCAAATGGAAGCCGCAATGTGA
- a CDS encoding helix-turn-helix domain-containing protein, protein MHYLAEHQTFSSTQALNTAVYEHIKRNSYDLSDTARAALKQIARYAVKFAGAAHLKAETLADLIGKSVKTARRVLNQLAALNIVKKVATTRKINGGKGANIIVILPLDANDQSTVTTRQAPENADVPTVETAKIENEPSDSINLKNKKHVKDTATVPAEALKNSLPTEIYNAMSRFFDAAEIYKYYGLLLRAKASVDPALMIEHDPEPFVDAWYKTILKAKLNEISRFDDYVYISFQRAASEAKRRKMRGKLEAFEAFIEAE, encoded by the coding sequence ATGCATTACTTAGCGGAACACCAAACGTTCTCATCGACGCAGGCCCTAAACACGGCCGTCTACGAACATATCAAACGAAACTCATACGACTTATCAGATACGGCGCGGGCCGCACTTAAACAGATCGCACGTTATGCGGTTAAATTCGCAGGCGCAGCGCATCTCAAAGCGGAAACTCTAGCGGACCTGATCGGTAAATCCGTCAAGACGGCACGCCGCGTTCTTAATCAACTGGCTGCGCTGAACATCGTCAAGAAGGTCGCAACGACTCGTAAAATCAACGGGGGCAAGGGCGCAAACATAATCGTCATCTTACCGTTAGACGCGAATGACCAGTCGACAGTGACCACTCGCCAGGCGCCGGAAAACGCCGATGTACCAACGGTTGAGACGGCGAAAATCGAAAATGAACCATCGGATTCTATTAATCTTAAAAATAAAAAGCACGTTAAAGATACGGCTACGGTGCCGGCTGAAGCGCTGAAAAACTCGTTGCCAACGGAAATCTACAACGCTATGAGTCGCTTCTTTGACGCAGCAGAAATCTATAAATATTACGGATTGTTATTGCGTGCTAAGGCTTCCGTAGATCCTGCGTTAATGATCGAACATGATCCGGAGCCGTTCGTAGATGCGTGGTACAAAACGATACTCAAAGCGAAATTGAACGAAATTAGCCGTTTTGATGATTACGTGTATATTTCGTTCCAACGTGCAGCAAGCGAGGCAAAACGCCGTAAAATGCGTGGTAAATTAGAGGCGTTCGAGGCGTTTATCGAAGCGGAATAA
- a CDS encoding helix-turn-helix domain-containing protein: protein MSKLGEYLIKARGKLSQREAAKRIGISHTYLGKIENGKDPRTGKEIKPTPETLKLISKAYQCDYEELMIKAGYIDESETSNSESPKLTQYQRKIYEWAKSHDGLFFDSKPEDVEELIEEFEVVYELFKKRKEREKKQNK from the coding sequence ATGTCCAAACTTGGAGAATATTTGATAAAAGCAAGAGGAAAACTGTCTCAAAGAGAAGCTGCCAAACGAATTGGCATAAGTCATACCTACCTTGGGAAAATTGAAAATGGGAAAGACCCAAGAACAGGTAAAGAAATCAAACCAACTCCAGAAACACTAAAATTAATTTCTAAAGCATATCAATGTGATTATGAAGAATTAATGATCAAAGCTGGTTACATCGATGAGAGTGAGACAAGTAATTCTGAAAGTCCCAAACTGACTCAGTATCAAAGAAAGATTTATGAGTGGGCAAAATCCCATGACGGATTGTTCTTTGATAGTAAACCGGAAGATGTGGAAGAATTAATTGAAGAATTTGAAGTGGTATACGAGTTGTTTAAAAAGAGAAAAGAGAGAGAAAAAAAACAGAACAAATGA
- a CDS encoding helix-turn-helix domain-containing protein — translation MVFTNRLREIRKGVGMSISELARRTEMSRANITKIELHGQEPSGFTMLRIASVLNKDPRDIFFESSGTQELQNEKENTG, via the coding sequence ATGGTTTTCACTAACAGATTACGTGAGATCAGAAAAGGTGTTGGAATGTCAATATCTGAATTGGCAAGAAGAACTGAAATGTCTCGCGCAAACATTACGAAAATTGAGCTTCACGGACAAGAGCCATCTGGTTTCACTATGCTGAGAATTGCAAGTGTTTTAAATAAAGATCCAAGGGATATTTTTTTTGAGTCGAGTGGTACACAAGAGTTACAAAATGAAAAAGAGAATACCGGTTAA